Proteins encoded together in one Chitinophaga varians window:
- a CDS encoding LytR/AlgR family response regulator transcription factor, producing the protein MTVYILEDEINILKHIMALANEIPYLQVVGYSGEVAKAQAEIPTLQPELILADIQLKDGNSFTLFSRIDVSSSQIIFITAYDQYALQALNLGAFAYLLKPIETAVFEEAVDRCFKKSEQQKFNQHQLEIAANHYKGGTKPRRIALRSAEYTQIIDIGDILYCKSDRGYTTFYLKNGSSILVSKVLKEYEALLPEETFIRCHQSYLVNGNYVSKYYKEGYLEMFNGETVPVSDRKKEVVLSFIDKI; encoded by the coding sequence ATGACTGTTTACATACTTGAAGACGAAATCAATATCCTGAAACACATCATGGCGTTGGCGAACGAAATTCCCTACCTGCAGGTAGTGGGCTATTCCGGGGAAGTGGCCAAAGCGCAGGCTGAAATACCCACCCTTCAGCCCGAACTGATCCTGGCAGACATACAATTAAAAGACGGCAACAGTTTCACGTTGTTCAGCCGCATCGATGTTTCTTCCAGCCAGATCATTTTTATCACCGCTTATGATCAGTATGCATTACAGGCGTTGAACCTCGGCGCTTTTGCTTATCTGCTCAAACCTATAGAGACCGCTGTTTTTGAAGAAGCCGTAGACCGTTGTTTCAAAAAAAGCGAGCAACAGAAGTTTAACCAGCATCAGCTGGAAATAGCAGCCAATCACTATAAAGGAGGAACAAAGCCCAGGCGTATTGCGCTCAGGAGTGCGGAATACACGCAGATCATTGATATCGGGGATATCCTGTATTGCAAAAGCGACCGCGGATACACTACTTTTTACCTGAAAAACGGCAGCTCTATCCTCGTTTCCAAGGTGTTGAAAGAATACGAGGCGCTGTTGCCCGAAGAAACGTTTATCCGTTGTCATCAGTCTTATCTTGTGAATGGTAACTACGTCAGCAAATATTACAAGGAGGGGTATCTTGAAATGTTTAACGGTGAAACAGTACCTGTTTCTGACCGTAAGAAAGAAGTCGTACTCAGTTTTATCGATAAAATATAA
- a CDS encoding histidine kinase encodes MFVALYWCAGCGMPDQQSKVPANTGTSDKTFITFILSEDTAKAKPFKDSFRALVARLDSTPDKSANPWYSYLRGKLYALENKYDSASMYFRQVSPEPQQTDLLTLKDYAILNRALSGSDIAKSDLVVRILDAVKRGEHHQSVFTYRLYDLLAKSYYVNQNVTKAVEYTQLYYNHHPFHSHPAVRQRYFDISFLLAARQLNSAAMKRFLDSARQLSLQIDDSMALARTYDYEAQLYSSRKEFGKAITSGKRYLNYLQAQHKLNLQAFNNLATSFVRNHQTDSAIHYYKAAILWAGQQPETMNLVNEYQGLHEAYKLKGDYKNALDALHAAFNIYGRNQNAIEASKIEELHTQYQTEKKDQAIATLQMNNDLNKKLIVQQRWIFVGVCVLLAIIAFYVYNVYRQKLLREKNEKLAIENKRLLLEQKTRQMQLNPHFIYNAIANMQGLISTNKKTEANAYLVSFSKLMRNVLELNRHDLIPLEDEIGSLKNYIELQQMRFEHAFSYSIDTEGTEVDAILIPPMLVQPFVENSIEHGFKSIDYPGMLTISFRQEQQQLVICIDDNGAGAQVKTHGPREKTSLSRIIVQERLDLLFNKTARVAYFEAQPKTTEQGFRATIYLPLLID; translated from the coding sequence TTGTTTGTTGCCCTTTATTGGTGTGCCGGTTGCGGGATGCCCGACCAACAGTCGAAGGTCCCTGCTAACACCGGCACATCCGATAAAACCTTTATTACTTTCATCCTGTCCGAGGATACGGCCAAAGCAAAGCCGTTTAAAGACAGTTTCCGGGCCCTGGTGGCCAGACTGGACTCCACACCGGACAAATCAGCTAACCCCTGGTACAGTTACCTCCGTGGTAAACTGTACGCACTGGAAAATAAATATGACAGCGCTTCGATGTACTTCCGCCAGGTATCTCCGGAGCCGCAACAGACAGATCTGTTAACCCTGAAAGATTACGCTATTCTGAACCGGGCTTTGTCCGGTTCGGATATAGCCAAATCAGACCTCGTGGTCCGCATTCTGGACGCGGTAAAAAGAGGAGAGCATCACCAAAGCGTGTTCACCTACCGCCTGTATGATCTGCTGGCCAAATCCTACTATGTTAACCAGAATGTGACCAAGGCTGTGGAGTATACACAGCTGTATTATAACCATCATCCCTTCCATTCCCATCCGGCTGTCCGTCAGCGTTACTTCGATATTTCATTTCTGCTGGCAGCACGGCAGCTCAACAGCGCCGCCATGAAAAGGTTCCTGGACAGTGCCCGGCAACTGTCGCTGCAAATAGACGACAGCATGGCACTGGCCCGCACCTACGATTACGAAGCACAGCTGTATTCTTCCCGGAAGGAGTTTGGCAAGGCCATTACCTCAGGCAAGCGTTATTTAAACTACCTGCAGGCGCAGCATAAATTAAACTTGCAGGCGTTTAACAACCTGGCCACGTCCTTTGTGCGCAATCATCAGACTGATTCTGCCATTCACTATTATAAAGCAGCTATTTTGTGGGCTGGCCAGCAGCCGGAGACCATGAACCTGGTGAACGAATACCAGGGACTACATGAAGCCTACAAACTAAAAGGGGATTATAAAAACGCACTGGACGCCTTACACGCCGCTTTCAATATCTATGGCCGTAACCAGAACGCCATTGAAGCCTCCAAAATAGAAGAACTGCACACCCAATATCAGACGGAGAAAAAAGACCAGGCCATCGCTACCCTGCAGATGAACAATGACCTGAATAAAAAACTCATTGTACAGCAGCGCTGGATTTTTGTGGGCGTCTGTGTTTTGCTGGCCATCATCGCGTTTTATGTGTATAACGTATACCGACAGAAATTGCTCCGCGAAAAAAATGAAAAACTGGCCATTGAAAACAAAAGGCTGCTGCTGGAACAGAAAACCCGCCAGATGCAGCTCAACCCTCATTTTATTTACAACGCCATCGCTAATATGCAGGGGCTGATCAGCACTAATAAAAAGACGGAAGCGAATGCTTACCTGGTGTCTTTTTCCAAACTGATGCGCAATGTGCTGGAGCTGAACCGTCATGACCTGATTCCTTTGGAAGATGAGATTGGTTCACTGAAGAACTATATCGAACTGCAACAGATGCGTTTTGAGCATGCATTTTCCTACAGCATTGATACAGAGGGCACAGAGGTAGATGCCATCCTGATACCGCCCATGTTGGTACAGCCATTTGTGGAAAACTCTATCGAGCATGGTTTTAAATCCATCGACTATCCCGGTATGCTGACAATCTCCTTCCGCCAGGAGCAACAGCAACTGGTAATTTGTATAGATGACAATGGTGCTGGCGCACAGGTGAAAACCCATGGCCCGCGTGAAAAAACATCACTGTCACGCATCATCGTACAGGAACGTTTAGATCTCCTGTTTAACAAAACGGCCCGTGTAGCGTATTTTGAGGCCCAGCCAAAAACAACGGAACAGGGTTTCCGGGCAACCATCTATCTACCGTTATTAATTGATTAA
- a CDS encoding GlxA family transcriptional regulator has product MRIAILDYENAVPSSVAGPADILASIMRTSPLLTGSPASVRFDIDFIMEKDNQLWRKTKGTAVPVRLRKQEIYDLVIVPAMESDKIQLVLQRERRLIDWLRQQHLQRAELASICVGAFLLGATGLLNGKVATTHWLFVDRFRAMYPEVEVQDDKIIVDQGSIYTCGGAFSFTTFMMYLVEKFCGHEMAIIASKILMINMHQQPQDAFAIFRLQHDHTDDMISKAQQFIEKNYADAISIEALAVQYNMSIRHFIRRFEQATGNTPLAYLQRVRIEAAKKMLETSQEGVEQIAFRCGYEDMSFFRKIFKRYVAMTPKAYKDKYGRNGLRLVTASMAS; this is encoded by the coding sequence ATGCGTATTGCGATCCTGGATTATGAAAATGCTGTGCCATCCAGCGTAGCAGGCCCGGCAGACATACTGGCCTCTATCATGCGGACATCCCCGCTATTGACCGGCAGTCCTGCCAGCGTCCGGTTTGACATTGATTTTATTATGGAGAAAGACAACCAGCTGTGGCGTAAAACCAAAGGTACCGCTGTACCGGTCCGGTTGCGAAAGCAGGAAATATACGACCTGGTGATCGTGCCGGCCATGGAGTCTGACAAAATACAACTGGTATTGCAGCGGGAGCGGCGGTTGATCGACTGGTTGCGGCAGCAGCACCTGCAACGGGCGGAACTGGCCAGTATCTGCGTGGGGGCGTTCCTGTTGGGGGCCACCGGTCTGCTCAACGGTAAAGTGGCCACCACACACTGGCTGTTTGTTGACCGTTTCCGGGCCATGTACCCGGAAGTGGAAGTACAGGACGATAAGATAATCGTTGACCAGGGCAGCATTTACACCTGTGGCGGCGCTTTCAGTTTCACCACGTTTATGATGTACCTGGTGGAAAAGTTCTGCGGGCATGAAATGGCCATCATCGCTTCCAAAATACTGATGATCAATATGCATCAGCAGCCGCAGGATGCTTTCGCCATCTTCCGGCTGCAACATGACCATACGGATGATATGATCAGCAAGGCCCAGCAGTTCATCGAAAAAAACTACGCAGACGCCATCAGCATAGAAGCGCTGGCTGTACAGTACAATATGAGCATCCGGCATTTTATCCGCCGCTTTGAACAGGCCACCGGAAATACGCCGCTGGCTTATCTGCAGCGGGTACGGATAGAAGCGGCCAAAAAAATGCTGGAAACCAGCCAGGAGGGGGTAGAACAGATTGCCTTCCGTTGTGGTTATGAAGACATGAGCTTCTTCCGTAAGATATTCAAGCGCTATGTGGCCATGACGCCCAAGGCGTACAAGGATAAATACGGCCGTAACGGCCTGCGGCTGGTGACTGCCAGCATGGCTTCCTGA
- a CDS encoding KTSC domain-containing protein produces the protein MIIETGKTEKPGKVMPSSVIRAYSYDAQQAVLRIVFVSGAVYDYQAVPESVYQDMKNAFSKGTFFNQHIKDKFKFSRYRDAHGHHHE, from the coding sequence ATGATAATTGAGACAGGAAAAACGGAAAAACCAGGAAAGGTCATGCCGTCGTCTGTTATCCGTGCATATTCTTACGACGCCCAGCAGGCTGTTCTTCGGATTGTGTTTGTTTCGGGCGCTGTATACGACTATCAGGCCGTACCGGAATCCGTATACCAGGACATGAAGAACGCTTTTTCCAAAGGGACTTTTTTCAACCAGCATATCAAAGACAAATTCAAATTCTCCCGCTATCGCGATGCGCACGGTCATCATCATGAATAG
- a CDS encoding DUF2252 domain-containing protein yields MAVEKDTPGKKLRAAVPRTSQGDFKLSPQRPGVVESIRLSNQDRIKSLIPIRHGRMSASPFAFYRGMAGLMAQDLSVLPHTQLKVQAIGDCHLCNFGGFATPERTLIFDANDFDETLPAAWEWDVKRLATSFVLAARHNQLRETDAREMAIHMATSYRHSMYEFSQLPLLDLWYKKFEMHALLNKATSEEVRTLLRNAIEKAEKATPQQVFYKITQSVMGTFEITDQHPLIYHPLDLEKEKDNIKSFLNGYQRTLQEDRRFLFSKYHVVDVALKVVGVGSVGTRCMIALLMNDKDEPLFLQIKEARASVLENFTAKSKYKHAGERVVQGQRLVQAASDIFLGWSTADDGRHFYLRQLRDRKIAPNVETFDKEVLLAYAGLCGRMLARAHAKTGPGQQISDYMGKSGLMDTAIGKFAVAYADQTEKDFEVFTKAIRDGKLPVEKA; encoded by the coding sequence ATGGCTGTTGAAAAAGATACTCCCGGAAAAAAACTCAGAGCTGCCGTCCCCCGGACTTCACAGGGCGATTTTAAACTTTCGCCGCAACGGCCTGGTGTAGTGGAATCCATCCGTCTGTCCAACCAGGACAGGATAAAGAGCCTGATACCGATCCGCCATGGCCGCATGAGCGCTTCACCTTTTGCCTTCTACCGTGGCATGGCCGGACTGATGGCACAGGACCTGTCAGTCCTTCCGCATACCCAGCTGAAAGTGCAGGCCATCGGCGACTGCCACCTGTGTAACTTCGGCGGCTTCGCCACCCCGGAGCGTACCCTCATCTTCGACGCCAACGACTTTGATGAAACGCTGCCTGCCGCCTGGGAATGGGACGTAAAGCGGCTGGCCACCAGTTTCGTACTGGCAGCCCGGCACAACCAGCTTCGCGAAACAGATGCGCGTGAAATGGCCATCCACATGGCCACCTCCTACCGGCACAGCATGTACGAATTTTCACAACTGCCCCTGCTGGACCTGTGGTACAAGAAGTTTGAAATGCATGCGCTGCTGAACAAAGCTACCAGTGAAGAAGTCCGGACACTGTTGCGCAACGCCATAGAAAAAGCAGAGAAAGCAACGCCTCAACAGGTATTCTACAAAATCACCCAGAGTGTCATGGGTACTTTTGAAATTACGGACCAGCATCCGCTGATTTATCATCCGCTGGACCTTGAAAAAGAAAAGGACAATATCAAATCCTTTCTGAACGGCTACCAGCGCACGTTACAGGAAGACCGCCGTTTCCTCTTCAGTAAATACCACGTGGTAGACGTAGCGCTGAAGGTGGTAGGCGTAGGCAGCGTAGGCACCCGTTGCATGATAGCGCTGCTGATGAATGACAAAGATGAACCGCTCTTCCTCCAGATCAAGGAAGCCCGTGCCAGCGTGCTGGAAAACTTCACGGCCAAAAGCAAATACAAACATGCCGGCGAACGGGTAGTGCAGGGGCAGCGGCTGGTGCAGGCCGCCAGCGATATCTTCCTTGGCTGGAGCACTGCCGATGATGGCCGTCATTTTTACCTGCGGCAGCTAAGAGACCGTAAAATAGCGCCTAATGTAGAAACCTTCGACAAAGAAGTGCTGCTGGCATACGCCGGCCTGTGTGGCCGTATGCTGGCACGTGCCCACGCCAAGACCGGCCCCGGTCAGCAGATCAGCGATTATATGGGTAAAAGCGGGCTAATGGATACCGCCATCGGCAAATTCGCCGTGGCCTATGCAGATCAAACAGAAAAAGATTTCGAAGTATTCACCAAAGCTATCCGCGACGGAAAGCTGCCTGTGGAAAAAGCCTAA